GAAACACAACCGGGGTATGCTTCACCTTGGGTAGGTTCGACACAATTTCTTGGAACTGAGTTGCGCCAATCGAACCACAGTCGGCATCGTAGATTATCAATTCGGGAAAACCGACCACAGCTTGCTCTAACGCCGCAGTACCGTCATCAACGCAAAGAACATTGTATTCATTTTCAAATACTTCAACGATATCAGCCCGTACGTCACTTGGCTTCATTGCCACTAAAATCGAGAGTTTATTATCCATACTCAAAGCCCCAACCAGATCGAGAAGACCAAGCGTGTTAAAACGAGCATATCTGCTGGCGCGGAAACATCGCGTTCTGATTTTGTGTTGGTGATTGGTTCATTGTCACCAATAGGTGACACGGTAACAACGAGTTCCAGGCTCGAACTAAACCACCTTAAATAGTCGAGCCTTACCCCAGCTCGACTCGACAAATGCCAAGAAGAACCGATTCCTTCTGTTTCGCCATCCGCAAAAAGCGAGGCCGAGTCACCGGTTTGAACAAGCTTAGAGATCAATTGCTCATCACTTAAAGAATAGTAATAGCCATGAAAACTAAAGCCCCCATCAATTCCAACAAAGGGGGTCCATTGGCGGCTCGGTGCGCGGAACAAATAGCTAAGACCAATACCCACGTCTAAACCCAGCCACTGGGCATCTTGATCTTTACTGCGAGTTTGAGCACTCACCTCGCCATCTTCTCGATAATCCAAAGCTGCTCGGGCCGCATAAGTTTGGCCGCCACCTGTATACAGTCTTAGCTCATAACGCGGGAAAAACTCCCACGTGAGTGCAAAACCAAGATTGTATCCCGCACCTGGATTACTCGTTGCCCCAAAACCTGTGACCACGCCGACCATCGGCAACTGTATCCCAAGGCCCAGGCCAAAATAACCCGGCTTTTCCAGAATCGCAGGCTCTTCTTCAGAAGCCTCCACCATCTCTGTTTGAGCTTGCTGCCCGAAGGCAGGCGCGCAGAGCAAAGAGAGCCACAAAAGGACCATGAGCCGCAAACGCATCAAACGGCCTTCTGCAAACGGTAAGTCAACTGGAGCTTATCCATGAGTTCACTCACCGTGACCCAATCCGATGTATGGTACCCAAGCCACCGATCACCCTGTTGCCTTTTTGCCACCATTCCATAGGCGCAATGCTTTGAGAAAAACAGCACCACTTCATGATCTTCAAGGTCTTCGGGAGAACCCACCAGCTGAGTTAAATTCTCAAGCTCAAGCCATGGTCGAAATAATTCCTCGTTCAGGGTGTAAACCTTAAGTTGACCGTCTTCGAATTGCCCCTCGAAATGTTGTAAGCGCGAAAGGTCGGCACTGACTCGGCCCGCCAAATAGAGCCAACCCAACCCTGCGCTCTGCGCCATTGCTTCGCGTAGAACCATATCACGAACAGCCGCTATGCCATCCGGCGTAATCGGACGCCAAGTGCAAGCAGGAGCTGCCAGTTCCTTGCGATTTCCAACAGGGCCAAACTCTTCTTCACTCATCACCGGTGGTTCAATCAGCATCTCGGCGGCATCCCAAAACCCGAGTCGCCGAACCATTGGGTTCGCAAAAGAAGTTCGTTGGTGCTCGCGCATCCGCCGCATAGCAGTCGTCATGAGGGCAGACACTTCGTTTCCATCACCAGGTAAAGCCGCCAGCCCAAAGCAGTAGGTCACACGATGTTTGTCGCAAATTGAAGACACTGCAGAATCCTGCTCTAATCCTTGGCGTATTCTCTGTCCCACAATGAGACCGGCCAAATAGGGACTTTCTGGCAACATCACGGCATAAGTGTTGGCCGAAAGCTGAGCCACAACATCAATTCCGCGAACAGCCTGTGCCATCACCGCACTTGCATGCTCACTCATCTCGCGCACTTCATCCGGTAGAAGGTGTTCTTCAGAGCCGCTGCTGTTGGCATATGAAACCAAGAGTAAAGTGAGCGGCCGGCGATAACGCCGAGCACGTTGCAGCTCTCGATGAAAACAATCTTCGAAATAGGCC
The window above is part of the Deltaproteobacteria bacterium genome. Proteins encoded here:
- a CDS encoding diguanylate cyclase, with translation MTASPILFVNADPEVAGRWRSVLEKALIEVCVVATVGEGLREFRMTRFGAVILAEELLPTPQGQILAEHCFDGLEPISLIIVTNRYDSANSVELRGRGVFDYIDQDVSEDDVARLANRLDIFLSELETPKPERTHLRLRERVQYLGLHLNQIGDLDSLSRAIVDGFVDICGADAAILWADIHGRGELRFIASAGVEGVEWRIPILRLGEATGEHTLRSGNAHSRETDDEGNRLTVQWPLMHRGEVVGVLKALGVPARNQDEELELAMRHLVDAAALALTSLQAEEERGSSFLHSYNCYSRAYFEDCFHRELQRARRYRRPLTLLLVSYANSSGSEEHLLPDEVREMSEHASAVMAQAVRGIDVVAQLSANTYAVMLPESPYLAGLIVGQRIRQGLEQDSAVSSICDKHRVTYCFGLAALPGDGNEVSALMTTAMRRMREHQRTSFANPMVRRLGFWDAAEMLIEPPVMSEEEFGPVGNRKELAAPACTWRPITPDGIAAVRDMVLREAMAQSAGLGWLYLAGRVSADLSRLQHFEGQFEDGQLKVYTLNEELFRPWLELENLTQLVGSPEDLEDHEVVLFFSKHCAYGMVAKRQQGDRWLGYHTSDWVTVSELMDKLQLTYRLQKAV